In one Drosophila gunungcola strain Sukarami chromosome 2R unlocalized genomic scaffold, Dgunungcola_SK_2 000004F, whole genome shotgun sequence genomic region, the following are encoded:
- the LOC128254160 gene encoding uncharacterized protein LOC128254160 encodes MSSAGKTLVCSQTGAKSRLQAIRRNLNTIRLNSCLYFFNLEKGCRIIATFEAFVSVVQICSFCHLVNQPTPSAIFPDPYWVTRIDRDGIIKRFFLYRTNANFRMGLALVTVLNSVLLFIGSKWRYQVCLFLWIYISLFTTLMTNINDTMRNISVTQFLSTLPSLTTTAYFLMVVASLICKFQTQSDDLNSSESEEL; translated from the exons ATGTCTTCTGCTGGGAAAACACTCGTCTGTTCGCAAACTGGGGCCAAATCCCGCTTGCAAGCCATTAGGCGCAACTTGAATACCATAAGACTAAACAGCTGTCTGTATTTTTTCAACTTGGAAAAAGGATGTAGGATTATAGCCACTTTTGAGGCCTTTGTGAGCGTGGTGCAGATCTGCAGTTTTTGTCATCTGGTCAACCAGCCAACTCCAAGTGCTATATTTCCGGATCCCTACTGGGTTACAAGAATCGATAGAGATGGCATaatcaaaagattttttcTATATCGCACAAATGCTAATTTTCGCATGGGACTCGCATTGGTAACTGTTCTCAATTCAGTGCTGCTTTTTATAGGAAGCAAATGG cGTTACCAAGTGTGCCTGTTTCTTTGGATTTACATTTCGCTCTTCACAACTCTTATGACGAATATCAATGATACTATGCGCAACATTAGTGTGACGCAATTCTTGTCGACACTGCCATCTTTAA CAACTACAGCATATTTTTTGATGGTTGTTGCATCATTGATTTGCAAGTTCCAAACTCAATCTGATGATTTAAACTCCTCAGAGAGCGAGGAACTGTAG
- the LOC128254159 gene encoding LOW QUALITY PROTEIN: uncharacterized protein LOC128254159 (The sequence of the model RefSeq protein was modified relative to this genomic sequence to represent the inferred CDS: deleted 1 base in 1 codon) translates to MSFIRNLLDSPNGWTQLNRNINEMRGLNSCFYFFGLKTGCKLIAVFEALVNVLQMCSIYKAEMEMEVGLGTTTTESLDSLMVTREPDGDMLGPNTTMPIFETNLYFSKTLHSLTVLRSLLLFVGAEWGHISCLVLWICITVITVMISTLIEIMQETTDLQKLFICTLSIFLEIYFCAVVSSLILKLQKKLRPCVQETVVLFTQSEEA, encoded by the exons ATGTCGTTTATTCGAAATTTGCTGGACTCGCCAAACGGCTGGACTCAACTAAATCGAAATATCAATGAAATGAGGGGACTGAATAGCTGCTTTTATTTCTTTGGCTTGAAAACGGGCTGCAAGTTGATAGCCGTTTTTGAAGCTCTTGTCAATGTTCTGCAAATGTGCAGCATTTACAAGGCGGAGATGGAAATGGAAGTGGGATTAGGGACCACCACAACGGAGTCGCTGGATTCGCTAATGGTCACTAGGGAACCTGATGGGGATATGCTCGGACCCAACACGACAATGCCTATCTTTGAAACAAATCTCTATTTTAGCAAGACCCTACACTCCTTGACTGTGCTCAGGTCTCTACTGCTCTTTGTGGGTGCCGAATGG GGTCACATATCCTGTCTAGTCCTTTGGATTTGCATTACAGTTATAACCGTGATGATAAgcactttaattgaaattatgcAAGAAACAACAGACCTGCAGAAATTGTTCATTTGTACCCTTTCAATTT TTCTTGAAATCTATTTCTGCGCAGTA GTTTCCTccttaattttgaaattgcaGAAAAAACTTCGTCCCTGTGTTCAGGAAACGGTAGTGCTTTTTACACAAAGCGAGGAAGCTTAA